From Pseudomonas sp. StFLB209, a single genomic window includes:
- the bglX gene encoding beta-glucosidase BglX: protein MNKLCLIGLAVALTSQTALAATPARASQQTPLQAKNAFINDLMKQMTLDEKIGQLRLISISKEMPQPKILKEIAAGRIGSTFNSITRAENRPLQEAAVAKSRLKIPMFFAYDVVHGHRTIFPISLGMAASWDMDAIALSGRISAKEAAADGIDMTFAPMVDISRDARWGRSSEGFGEDTHLVSKISEVMVRSFQSKDPAEKTSIMAAVKHFALYGAVEGGRDYNTVDMSPTRMYQDYLPPYRAGLDAGAGGVMVALNSINGVPSSANLWLMQDLLRKDWGFKGVTISDHGAIGELIKHGVAKDEREAAKLAIKAGVDLSMNDEAYGEHLPGLVKDGEVSITEIDNAVREVLGAKYDMGLFADPYRRIGNAADDPADTYSDDRLHRAEARDVARKTMVLLKNQNDTLPLKKQGTIAVIGSLAQSKLDMLGSWSAAGRPHQSVTIYEGLSNAVGDKAKLVYARGANVSDKEYVLDYLNFIEKEIEVDPRPAQEMIDEAVKVAEQSDVIVAVVGESRGMSHESASRSTLYIPGKQRDLIKALKATGKPLVLVLMNGRPLALGEELQQADAMLETWFSGTEGGNAIADVLFGDYNPSGKLPMTFPRSVGQLPMYYAHLNTGRPYTPGHPGNYTSQYFEEQTQGPLFPFGYGLSYTRFELSDVKLSTARLKRQDKLTASVTLKNTGKVAGATVVQLYLHDVAASVSQPVKALKGFEKVSLEPGEEKVVTFTLSENDLKFYDQKLKYAAEAGEFKVMIGLDSADIKEASFTLL from the coding sequence ATGAACAAGTTGTGCCTAATAGGTCTGGCGGTCGCTCTGACCAGTCAAACGGCGCTGGCAGCTACACCGGCCAGAGCTTCGCAGCAAACACCTTTGCAAGCCAAGAATGCTTTCATCAATGACCTGATGAAGCAAATGACCCTGGATGAAAAAATCGGTCAACTGCGGCTGATCAGCATCAGCAAAGAGATGCCGCAACCGAAGATTCTCAAGGAAATTGCCGCCGGCCGCATTGGCAGCACGTTCAACTCCATCACCCGCGCGGAAAACCGCCCGCTGCAGGAAGCGGCAGTGGCCAAGAGCCGGCTGAAAATTCCGATGTTCTTTGCCTACGACGTGGTCCACGGCCATCGCACCATTTTCCCGATCAGCCTGGGTATGGCGGCCAGCTGGGACATGGACGCCATCGCCCTGAGCGGGCGTATTTCGGCCAAGGAAGCTGCCGCCGACGGCATCGACATGACCTTTGCGCCGATGGTCGATATATCCCGCGACGCGCGCTGGGGCCGCAGCTCTGAAGGCTTTGGTGAAGATACCCACCTGGTGTCGAAAATTTCCGAGGTGATGGTCCGCTCATTCCAGAGCAAGGACCCGGCTGAAAAGACCAGCATCATGGCAGCGGTCAAGCACTTCGCTCTGTATGGTGCCGTTGAAGGCGGCCGCGACTACAACACCGTGGACATGAGCCCGACGCGCATGTACCAGGACTACCTGCCGCCGTATCGTGCCGGTCTCGATGCCGGGGCCGGTGGCGTGATGGTTGCCCTTAACTCGATCAATGGCGTGCCCTCCAGCGCCAACCTGTGGTTGATGCAAGACCTGCTGCGCAAGGACTGGGGCTTCAAGGGCGTGACCATCAGCGACCATGGCGCAATCGGCGAGCTGATCAAGCACGGTGTGGCCAAGGACGAGCGTGAAGCGGCCAAGCTGGCGATCAAGGCCGGTGTCGACCTGAGCATGAACGATGAAGCCTACGGCGAGCACTTGCCAGGCCTGGTCAAGGACGGCGAAGTCTCGATCACGGAAATCGACAACGCAGTGCGTGAAGTGCTGGGTGCCAAGTACGACATGGGACTGTTCGCTGACCCGTACCGGCGCATTGGCAACGCCGCCGACGACCCTGCCGATACCTACTCGGACGACCGCCTGCACCGCGCCGAAGCCCGCGATGTGGCGCGCAAGACCATGGTTCTGCTGAAGAACCAGAACGACACGCTGCCACTCAAAAAGCAGGGCACCATTGCCGTGATCGGCAGCCTGGCGCAAAGCAAACTCGACATGCTCGGCAGTTGGTCGGCGGCCGGTCGCCCCCACCAGTCGGTCACGATCTACGAAGGCCTGAGCAACGCTGTGGGTGACAAGGCCAAGCTGGTTTACGCACGTGGCGCCAACGTCAGTGACAAAGAGTATGTTCTCGATTACCTGAACTTCATCGAAAAAGAAATCGAAGTCGACCCGCGTCCGGCCCAGGAAATGATCGACGAAGCGGTCAAGGTCGCCGAGCAGTCCGATGTGATTGTCGCGGTAGTCGGTGAATCACGCGGCATGTCCCATGAGTCAGCCAGCCGCAGCACGCTGTACATCCCTGGCAAGCAACGCGACCTGATCAAGGCGCTCAAGGCAACCGGCAAGCCGCTGGTGCTGGTGTTGATGAACGGCCGCCCGCTGGCGCTGGGTGAAGAGCTGCAGCAGGCTGACGCGATGCTGGAGACCTGGTTCTCCGGCACCGAAGGCGGCAACGCGATTGCCGATGTGCTGTTCGGTGACTACAACCCATCCGGTAAACTGCCGATGACCTTCCCGCGTTCGGTGGGTCAATTACCGATGTATTACGCGCACCTGAACACCGGCCGTCCGTACACGCCGGGCCACCCGGGCAACTACACCTCGCAGTACTTCGAGGAGCAGACCCAGGGCCCGCTGTTCCCGTTCGGCTACGGTTTGAGCTACACCCGCTTTGAGCTGTCTGACGTCAAGTTGTCCACCGCCAGGCTCAAGCGTCAGGACAAGCTGACTGCCAGTGTGACCCTGAAAAACACCGGCAAGGTCGCCGGCGCCACCGTCGTGCAACTGTACCTGCATGACGTCGCCGCTTCGGTCAGCCAGCCGGTCAAGGCGCTCAAGGGGTTCGAGAAAGTCAGCCTGGAGCCGGGCGAAGAAAAAGTCGTGACCTTCACGTTGAGCGAAAACGACCTGAAGTTCTACGACCAGAAACTCAAGTACGCTGCCGAAGCCGGTGAATTCAAAGTGATGATCGGCCTGGATTCGGCCGACATCAAAGAGGCCAGCTTCACCCTGCTGTAA
- a CDS encoding TPM domain-containing protein, whose amino-acid sequence MRVVCAGEALKFVLGWVLWCCICSQVVRADEPALLFPPLTGRVVDAAQLLDMPTTARLSQMFQEHEQATGEQIVVVTLVDLQGATIEEYGVRLAKTWSIGQKGKHNGVLLIVSRDNRKVRIEAGSGLRDQLSDAQSALIINMLVTPQFREGNFATGIELGSQAIVTALGGHVPDGPEPGSENLYPGQPASTLWPALLVLAALVLMMSTCAMTNLGRRMRLKGSSAATRHDDDQGFGGGGASGNW is encoded by the coding sequence ATGCGGGTCGTGTGTGCGGGTGAAGCCTTGAAGTTTGTGCTGGGATGGGTGCTGTGGTGCTGCATATGCAGCCAGGTGGTACGGGCCGATGAGCCCGCTTTGTTGTTTCCGCCGCTGACCGGTCGGGTGGTGGATGCTGCGCAGTTGCTTGACATGCCGACCACCGCACGGTTGTCGCAGATGTTCCAGGAGCATGAACAGGCGACCGGCGAACAGATCGTGGTGGTCACCCTGGTTGATCTGCAAGGCGCGACCATCGAAGAGTATGGTGTGCGCCTGGCCAAGACCTGGTCGATCGGCCAGAAGGGTAAACACAATGGTGTCCTGCTGATCGTCTCGCGGGACAACCGCAAGGTCCGCATCGAGGCCGGCAGTGGCCTGCGCGATCAGCTCAGTGATGCCCAGTCGGCGCTGATCATCAACATGCTGGTGACTCCCCAGTTCCGTGAGGGCAATTTTGCCACTGGCATCGAGCTAGGCTCGCAGGCCATCGTTACGGCATTGGGCGGGCATGTGCCGGATGGGCCTGAACCTGGTTCCGAAAATCTTTATCCAGGACAGCCTGCCAGCACCTTATGGCCGGCATTGCTGGTACTGGCAGCGCTGGTGCTGATGATGTCGACCTGCGCCATGACCAATCTGGGCCGGCGCATGCGTTTGAAAGGTAGCAGTGCGGCAACCCGGCATGATGACGATCAGGGGTTTGGCGGCGGTGGTGCCTCCGGCAACTGGTGA
- a CDS encoding TPM domain-containing protein: MALLSEDEQRQVAEAIARVEQRTDAELVTVLAAKADDYAYVPLVWAGAMALLGPGVFNYVTDWFNASQLVLAQLVTFLLVALVCRIPPVTSRLVPSSVRRWRAGNLARRQFLEQNLHTAPGGTGILLFVCEAERYVEILVDHGISSRLNDQTWKAMINVFTQQIRNGQNLSGFLGCIHACGELLADHVPRTRAHAESARRVVVLV; the protein is encoded by the coding sequence ATGGCTTTACTCAGTGAGGATGAACAGCGGCAGGTCGCCGAGGCGATTGCCCGCGTTGAACAGCGCACCGATGCCGAACTGGTCACTGTGCTGGCGGCCAAGGCTGATGATTACGCTTACGTGCCATTGGTATGGGCCGGAGCCATGGCGCTGCTGGGGCCGGGTGTCTTCAACTATGTCACTGACTGGTTCAACGCCAGCCAGTTGGTGCTGGCCCAATTGGTCACATTTCTGCTGGTTGCGCTGGTGTGCCGTATTCCCCCGGTCACCAGCCGTTTGGTACCGTCCTCAGTGCGCCGCTGGCGGGCAGGCAACCTGGCCCGCCGGCAGTTTCTTGAACAGAACCTGCATACCGCGCCGGGCGGTACAGGAATTCTGCTGTTTGTATGTGAAGCCGAACGTTATGTCGAAATTCTCGTCGATCATGGCATTTCCAGTCGTCTCAACGACCAGACCTGGAAAGCCATGATCAACGTCTTTACCCAGCAGATACGCAACGGCCAGAACCTGAGTGGGTTTCTAGGCTGTATCCATGCCTGTGGCGAGCTGCTGGCCGACCATGTTCCGCGTACGCGTGCACACGCCGAGAGCGCCCGGCGCGTGGTGGTTCTGGTTTGA
- a CDS encoding alpha-xenorhabdolysin family binary toxin subunit B — MLAPVSQTFKTPDLKAMTEAQTLIYNQIKSLSLDFLPVMKDKLPFVKAAVSQASYTFRKELNKVLSTARTINLNQTDQLRVQIESDASLHAEQKQEALRQVEAQRTHILLALANTMRQAESAMLQGIDDLSQIDLKPASERLQQTLQSRLDTYQESITELGKQMAALMEDKQILDAAITAYEKNNLADVFKNVLPSPEELAALTSTPIAEVAIINAGIARLEKLRDEISKGLSYLDLTTERDRLRARYDQLLRESTRINQLAQEVSRDLLQLSALSDLDQGKTTWVTEARKAVDSLHMFSDSYLSDTRTSSLIQQQLQELIAYLNKLIGIQREL, encoded by the coding sequence ATGCTCGCTCCCGTTTCGCAGACTTTTAAAACACCTGACTTAAAAGCCATGACTGAGGCACAGACACTTATCTATAACCAGATCAAGTCATTATCACTTGATTTTCTACCGGTCATGAAAGACAAGCTGCCGTTCGTTAAAGCGGCCGTGAGCCAGGCGAGCTATACGTTTCGCAAAGAGCTCAACAAGGTATTGTCTACTGCACGTACTATCAACCTGAATCAAACCGATCAGCTTCGCGTGCAAATCGAGTCTGATGCCAGCCTGCATGCCGAGCAAAAACAGGAAGCGCTTCGGCAAGTGGAGGCACAACGTACCCACATCTTGTTGGCACTGGCCAACACCATGCGCCAGGCTGAAAGCGCCATGCTGCAAGGCATTGATGACCTGTCGCAAATCGATCTGAAACCGGCGAGCGAGCGGCTGCAACAGACGCTACAGAGCCGGCTCGACACCTATCAGGAAAGCATCACCGAACTCGGCAAACAGATGGCCGCCCTGATGGAAGACAAGCAAATCCTGGATGCGGCCATCACGGCATACGAGAAGAACAACCTGGCTGACGTTTTCAAGAATGTGTTGCCCAGCCCTGAAGAACTGGCGGCACTGACCAGCACACCTATTGCTGAAGTCGCCATAATCAATGCAGGCATCGCCCGCCTGGAGAAGTTACGGGACGAGATCAGCAAAGGCCTGAGCTATCTGGACCTGACGACAGAACGCGACAGACTCCGGGCACGTTACGATCAATTGCTCCGGGAATCGACCCGTATCAATCAACTGGCCCAGGAGGTCAGCCGTGATCTGCTGCAATTGAGCGCACTGTCCGACCTGGACCAGGGCAAGACAACCTGGGTAACCGAAGCACGCAAGGCGGTTGATTCACTGCATATGTTTAGCGACAGCTACTTGTCCGACACTCGCACCAGCAGCCTGATTCAGCAACAGCTGCAAGAGCTGATTGCTTATCTGAACAAGCTCATCGGCATACAACGAGAACTCTGA
- a CDS encoding alpha-xenorhabdolysin family binary toxin subunit A yields the protein MMLKTLISDDTQATPSDIPIIYIKTALLDEEFEGRSPALILTKEDIFNIKRYERHSLNLPVTLTGVEHALGFKKSNVPGLEPQDILHTYRQIRDHALSWSPIENNIKSVTFTIDRFAGSFYKNGSAIIESIEQMSIAQRLKLKVSDLSVAFINDLDPSALDDQDLSIRNELSAFLKSIADEVEQHRQSASTLSNSIEVFANTLTQTLIPDINQKFNQANQSGLASEITELERYIDDLTQQIAEKAAEYKKNVALAFSGAPGGAFGLIITGGIFGKKAEDARKAKNRLLKEKDAALEKLKVSRPLLNTVASLAIYFEDMQFRMLDAHRSAVNLRDIWMMLSEYIQAAANELETIEDNQSLLTFALKFSNVVTPWNDINGFTNKLLAVFNSALEQFNNQ from the coding sequence ATGATGCTGAAAACACTGATATCCGATGACACCCAGGCCACCCCCTCGGATATCCCGATCATCTATATAAAAACAGCGCTGCTGGATGAAGAGTTCGAAGGCCGCAGCCCGGCCCTGATCTTGACCAAAGAAGACATCTTCAACATCAAGCGTTATGAACGGCACAGCCTCAATCTGCCCGTCACGCTAACCGGTGTAGAACACGCTTTGGGCTTTAAAAAAAGCAACGTACCCGGTCTTGAACCTCAGGACATACTGCATACCTACCGCCAGATTCGCGACCATGCCTTGAGCTGGAGCCCGATTGAAAACAACATAAAAAGCGTGACCTTCACGATCGACCGGTTCGCGGGCAGCTTTTACAAAAACGGCAGCGCCATCATCGAAAGCATTGAGCAGATGAGCATCGCTCAACGTTTAAAACTCAAGGTTTCCGATCTGAGCGTGGCGTTCATCAATGACCTCGACCCGTCGGCCCTCGACGATCAGGACCTGAGCATTCGCAACGAGCTGTCAGCCTTTCTGAAAAGCATCGCTGACGAGGTGGAGCAGCATCGCCAGAGCGCCAGCACATTGAGCAACTCCATTGAAGTCTTCGCCAATACGTTGACTCAGACACTGATTCCGGACATCAATCAGAAATTCAATCAGGCAAACCAGTCCGGGTTGGCCTCTGAAATCACCGAACTGGAAAGGTACATTGATGACCTGACCCAGCAGATCGCCGAAAAAGCAGCGGAGTACAAAAAGAATGTAGCGCTGGCGTTCAGCGGTGCGCCAGGGGGAGCGTTTGGTCTGATTATCACCGGCGGTATATTTGGCAAAAAAGCCGAAGATGCCCGCAAGGCAAAAAATCGCCTGTTGAAAGAGAAGGACGCCGCCCTTGAAAAGCTGAAGGTCTCGCGCCCGCTTCTCAATACAGTTGCAAGCCTTGCCATCTACTTTGAGGACATGCAGTTCCGCATGCTCGATGCTCATCGCAGTGCCGTCAATCTGCGGGATATCTGGATGATGTTGTCTGAGTACATTCAGGCTGCTGCCAATGAACTGGAGACGATAGAAGACAACCAGTCTCTGCTGACCTTTGCCTTGAAATTCTCAAATGTCGTAACCCCCTGGAACGACATCAACGGCTTCACCAACAAGTTGCTGGCTGTTTTCAACAGCGCGCTTGAACAATTCAATAACCAATGA
- a CDS encoding class I SAM-dependent methyltransferase, translating to MSVSNDAATGSVVDQRAQFFTLLDDCLAQSALVKLVLARYVGAETDLQRILIAPVTLKGQACLSFVYRYKTRDITKNHPLAEAVALIADLLPGSFRNAHLLSLSDEVQLEFSKKGKANLSRSQAGQSRVAPAAAHDREKKRYLELTRPFLTDLGVTNRQHELIPAMSRKWKQINKFIEVFSHALASSAIRLDKPVRVADFGSGKGYLTFAIHDYLRNTLQVQGEVTGVELREDMVTLCNNAAARLEHPGLVFRCGDVRSVAPSELEVMIALHACDIATDYAIHTGIRSGAAIIMCSPCCHKQIRQQIQSPGLLQPMLQYGLHMGQQAEMVTDSLRALLLEACGYETKVFEFISLEHTNKNKMILAVKRAGPVDPASILARIGELKSFYAIDEQCLETLLRADGYFS from the coding sequence ATGTCAGTTTCCAACGATGCCGCTACCGGCTCTGTAGTGGATCAGCGTGCCCAATTCTTCACCTTGCTGGACGATTGCCTGGCGCAGAGTGCGCTGGTCAAGCTGGTCCTGGCCCGCTATGTCGGTGCCGAGACCGACCTGCAGCGTATCCTCATCGCGCCGGTGACCCTCAAGGGCCAGGCCTGCCTGTCGTTCGTGTACCGCTACAAGACCCGCGACATCACCAAGAATCATCCGCTGGCTGAGGCTGTGGCGCTGATCGCCGATCTGCTGCCAGGCTCGTTTCGCAATGCTCACCTGCTGTCGCTCAGCGATGAAGTGCAGCTGGAGTTCAGCAAGAAGGGCAAGGCCAATCTGTCACGCAGCCAGGCCGGGCAATCGCGTGTGGCACCTGCGGCGGCCCATGATCGGGAGAAAAAACGCTACCTGGAGCTGACCCGGCCGTTTCTCACCGACCTGGGCGTTACCAACCGCCAGCATGAATTGATTCCTGCCATGTCACGCAAGTGGAAGCAGATCAACAAGTTCATCGAAGTGTTCTCCCATGCCCTGGCTAGCTCGGCTATCCGCCTGGACAAGCCGGTGCGGGTGGCCGACTTTGGCTCCGGCAAAGGCTATCTGACCTTCGCGATCCACGATTACCTGCGCAATACCTTGCAGGTGCAGGGCGAGGTCACCGGTGTTGAGTTGCGCGAAGACATGGTCACCCTGTGCAACAACGCGGCCGCACGCCTGGAGCATCCGGGCCTGGTGTTTCGCTGTGGTGACGTGCGCAGTGTGGCGCCCAGCGAGCTGGAGGTGATGATCGCTTTGCACGCCTGCGATATCGCCACTGACTATGCGATTCACACTGGCATCCGCTCCGGGGCGGCGATCATCATGTGCTCGCCTTGCTGCCACAAGCAGATTCGCCAGCAGATCCAGAGCCCGGGCCTGCTGCAACCGATGCTGCAATATGGTTTGCACATGGGCCAGCAGGCCGAGATGGTCACCGACAGCCTGCGTGCCTTGCTGCTGGAGGCCTGTGGCTACGAGACCAAGGTCTTTGAGTTCATTTCGCTGGAGCACACCAACAAGAACAAGATGATCCTGGCCGTCAAACGCGCCGGGCCGGTTGATCCGGCGTCCATCCTGGCGCGCATTGGCGAACTGAAAAGCTTCTACGCCATCGACGAGCAGTGCCTGGAAACTCTGTTGCGGGCTGACGGCTACTTTAGCTGA
- a CDS encoding DMT family transporter, giving the protein MSSRENTGMALGLLGVIIFSLTLPMTRIVVQDIHPLLNGMGRALLAAIPAALLLLWRREKLPTFAQLKGLLLVVLGVIVGFPVLSAWAMQSLPASHAALVNGIQPLFVALYAAWLAHERPSRSFWGCAALGSALVLGYALINGAGSIQLGDLWMLAAVAVGGLGYAEGGRLARQMGGWQVICWALVLSFPLLLGPVAWLASQHQGAISPQAWWAFGYVTLFSQFLGFFAWYSGLAMGGISRVSQIQLLQIFFTIALSALLFGEQVEPVTWIFAAAVVGTVILGRKTTVVSAPATTVKLS; this is encoded by the coding sequence ATGTCTTCTCGTGAAAATACCGGTATGGCCCTGGGCCTGCTGGGCGTGATCATTTTCAGCCTGACCCTGCCGATGACACGCATCGTGGTTCAGGACATCCATCCACTGCTCAACGGCATGGGCCGCGCCTTGCTGGCGGCGATTCCGGCGGCACTGCTGCTGTTGTGGCGCCGCGAAAAGCTGCCCACCTTCGCCCAGCTCAAAGGCCTGCTGCTGGTGGTGCTGGGGGTGATTGTCGGCTTTCCGGTGCTGTCGGCCTGGGCCATGCAGAGCCTGCCGGCCTCGCATGCCGCGCTGGTTAATGGCATCCAGCCCTTGTTCGTCGCCCTCTATGCCGCCTGGCTGGCTCACGAACGTCCATCACGCTCGTTCTGGGGCTGCGCGGCGCTGGGCAGCGCCCTGGTGTTGGGCTACGCATTGATCAATGGTGCCGGCAGCATCCAGTTGGGCGACCTGTGGATGTTAGCTGCAGTAGCCGTCGGTGGCCTGGGCTATGCCGAAGGTGGGCGGCTGGCACGGCAGATGGGCGGCTGGCAGGTGATCTGCTGGGCATTGGTGCTGTCGTTCCCGCTTCTGCTGGGGCCAGTGGCCTGGCTGGCCAGCCAGCACCAGGGCGCGATTTCGCCGCAAGCCTGGTGGGCGTTCGGTTACGTCACCTTGTTTTCGCAATTTCTGGGCTTTTTTGCCTGGTATTCGGGGCTGGCAATGGGCGGCATCTCCCGGGTCAGCCAGATTCAGTTGCTGCAGATTTTCTTCACCATCGCCCTGTCGGCCCTGCTGTTCGGCGAACAGGTCGAGCCGGTGACCTGGATTTTCGCCGCCGCGGTGGTCGGTACGGTGATTCTCGGGCGCAAGACTACGGTAGTCAGTGCGCCCGCTACGACAGTGAAGCTCAGCTAA
- the yiaY gene encoding L-threonine dehydrogenase, producing the protein MSSTFFIPAVNLIGAGCINEAMDAIGKYGLLKGLIVTDAGLAKAGVASRVAGLLVEQGIDSVIYDGARPNPTIANVEQGLALLQQHGCDFVISLGGGSPHDCAKGIALCASNGGHISDYEGVDRSARAQLPLVAINTTAGTASEMTRFCIITDQTRHVKMAIIDRNVTPILSVNDPQMMVGMPPALTAATGMDALTHAIEAYVSTAATPITDACALKAIGLIAGNLLRAVEQGDDLQARENMAYAQFLAGMAFNNASLGYVHAMAHQLGGYYDLPHGVCNAVLLPHVQRFNASVSAVRLTDVAHAMGESIRGLSPEAGAQAAIRAISELSASVGIPAGLSELGALAADIPILAANALKDACGLTNPRPADQQQIEDIFRQAL; encoded by the coding sequence ATGAGCAGCACCTTTTTTATTCCAGCAGTGAACCTGATCGGTGCCGGCTGTATAAATGAGGCGATGGACGCGATCGGTAAATACGGTTTGCTCAAGGGGTTGATCGTGACCGATGCGGGGCTGGCCAAGGCCGGCGTGGCCAGTCGGGTCGCGGGTCTGTTGGTCGAGCAGGGGATCGATTCGGTGATCTATGATGGCGCCCGGCCCAACCCGACCATTGCCAATGTTGAGCAAGGTCTGGCGCTGCTCCAGCAACACGGGTGTGATTTCGTCATTTCTCTGGGAGGCGGCTCGCCCCACGACTGTGCCAAAGGCATTGCCCTGTGTGCCAGCAATGGCGGGCATATCAGCGATTACGAAGGCGTTGACCGTTCTGCACGTGCGCAGTTACCGCTGGTGGCGATCAACACCACCGCCGGTACAGCCAGTGAAATGACGCGGTTCTGCATCATTACTGACCAGACCCGGCACGTGAAAATGGCGATCATCGACCGCAATGTCACGCCGATCCTGTCGGTCAATGATCCGCAAATGATGGTGGGTATGCCGCCAGCGCTGACGGCCGCCACCGGCATGGATGCGCTGACCCATGCAATCGAAGCGTACGTTTCCACGGCTGCCACGCCGATTACCGACGCCTGTGCCTTGAAAGCCATCGGCCTGATTGCAGGTAACCTGCTGCGTGCCGTAGAGCAGGGCGATGACCTGCAGGCGCGGGAGAACATGGCCTATGCCCAGTTTCTCGCTGGTATGGCATTCAACAACGCCTCGCTGGGGTATGTGCATGCCATGGCGCACCAGTTGGGCGGCTACTATGATTTGCCCCACGGAGTGTGCAATGCGGTCTTGCTGCCCCATGTGCAGCGCTTCAATGCCTCGGTCAGCGCTGTGCGATTGACTGATGTGGCGCACGCCATGGGCGAAAGCATTCGCGGTTTGTCCCCCGAAGCCGGTGCCCAGGCGGCGATCCGGGCGATCAGCGAGTTGTCTGCCAGCGTCGGCATACCTGCCGGGCTGAGCGAGCTGGGGGCATTGGCAGCCGACATCCCGATTCTGGCCGCCAACGCGCTGAAGGACGCCTGCGGGCTGACCAATCCACGACCTGCCGATCAGCAGCAGATCGAAGACATTTTCCGCCAGGCCCTGTGA
- a CDS encoding DUF2025 family protein, which yields MSITSMDICQAAERLEGFVGYHRKIQTYIVRFSEDSFGMDVDEHSITPVREFVWTGAEGSPMTLDRERLQMLVNQNIDSRLGISEPLRVYLHRHDLPPIRAERLLKAG from the coding sequence ATGAGCATAACCTCCATGGACATTTGCCAGGCCGCCGAACGACTCGAAGGCTTTGTTGGCTATCACCGCAAGATCCAGACATATATCGTGCGCTTCAGCGAAGACTCGTTCGGCATGGATGTCGATGAACACAGCATCACACCAGTGCGTGAGTTCGTCTGGACGGGCGCTGAAGGCTCGCCCATGACGCTGGACCGCGAACGGCTGCAGATGCTGGTCAACCAGAACATCGACAGCCGCCTGGGCATCAGTGAACCACTGCGTGTCTATTTGCACCGCCATGACCTGCCACCGATTCGCGCCGAGCGTTTGCTAAAGGCGGGCTGA
- the fliB gene encoding flagellin lysine-N-methylase, translated as MATLPVKAFQYIQSFSCLAEQCEDTCCQNWPIAVTPRWVERAGQTAPELLNLIAREHDDYRIKKNDHNQCLALQHGRCSIHAARGEPALPDICSTYPRMYRRINELTVKSATMSCPEVTRLVLFSDAPFQLEEQLEDDYRSSASSLSTFDGLDDQGWVSTVNFFNELVLGSQRSAGDVLVQLYELVGQLNQVPYAQWGAAAAPLTRGYKLPAADPALIVTDPLLLVLFEITQAPFVPDSLRQSVMAAIDIEAGQTPQHNRVNLKPQVRELAYSAAGAALEPVLKRFMAAEMTRTGFPFISTTSAGQDYGVTLVEWAATLAIRTLALRYLLLVQAAAALPEAPDQQQIVDRVYRYCRAASHNGATVSEKVLRQAISQQGAPYLLALVRQTQQALH; from the coding sequence ATGGCCACTCTGCCCGTCAAGGCGTTCCAGTACATCCAGTCGTTTTCCTGCCTGGCCGAACAGTGTGAAGACACGTGCTGTCAGAACTGGCCCATCGCCGTGACACCGCGCTGGGTAGAACGCGCAGGCCAGACGGCGCCCGAATTGCTCAACCTGATCGCCCGGGAGCATGACGACTACCGGATAAAGAAAAATGACCACAATCAGTGCCTGGCCCTGCAGCACGGTCGTTGCTCGATTCATGCGGCACGCGGTGAACCGGCCCTGCCGGACATCTGCTCGACCTACCCGCGCATGTACCGGCGTATCAATGAGCTGACCGTCAAGTCGGCAACCATGAGCTGCCCGGAGGTGACCCGGTTGGTGCTGTTCAGTGACGCACCGTTCCAGCTCGAAGAACAGCTTGAGGATGACTATCGCTCTTCAGCCAGCAGCCTGAGCACCTTTGACGGCCTCGATGATCAGGGCTGGGTCAGCACGGTCAATTTCTTCAATGAGCTGGTGCTCGGTTCGCAGCGATCCGCCGGTGACGTTCTCGTGCAACTGTATGAGCTGGTCGGGCAACTGAACCAGGTGCCTTATGCACAATGGGGTGCAGCGGCTGCGCCGCTGACTCGGGGCTACAAGTTACCGGCCGCCGATCCGGCCCTCATCGTCACCGATCCACTGCTGCTGGTGCTGTTCGAAATCACTCAGGCACCGTTCGTGCCAGACAGTTTGCGCCAGAGCGTGATGGCCGCCATCGACATCGAAGCTGGCCAAACCCCGCAACACAACCGCGTGAACCTTAAACCGCAGGTACGCGAACTGGCCTACAGCGCGGCAGGCGCAGCGCTGGAACCGGTACTCAAACGCTTTATGGCTGCCGAGATGACCCGCACCGGTTTTCCCTTCATTTCCACCACCAGCGCCGGTCAGGATTATGGTGTGACCCTGGTCGAATGGGCTGCGACCCTGGCAATCCGCACCCTCGCCCTGCGCTATCTGTTACTGGTACAGGCCGCTGCGGCGCTGCCTGAAGCACCTGACCAGCAACAGATCGTCGACCGGGTCTATCGCTACTGCCGCGCCGCCAGCCACAACGGCGCCACGGTTTCGGAAAAGGTTCTGCGCCAGGCCATCAGCCAGCAGGGAGCACCTTACCTGTTGGCTCTGGTGCGCCAGACCCAGCAGGCGCTTCATTAA